Below is a genomic region from Salvelinus fontinalis isolate EN_2023a chromosome 2, ASM2944872v1, whole genome shotgun sequence.
GGAAATCCTTAAAGTCTACTTTAAGGAAACCCTTGCCTTCACTGGATTCAGCATAGGGAACGATGCAAACCCCAACACAGATGAACCGATGGGAGACCACAGAGGACAACAGTCTCTCAACCCCATCTGTGTTGAAAAAATTGACCAGAAAGAAGTCCTTCAGTTCAGCGAGGACCTCATGCGGGAGGAGATCCGGAACAGTTTGAGGTTGGCACGCTTTTTCTCCATCCTGCTTCAAGATGTGACAAACATCGAGGGAAAAGATCAGATCCCAGTTTTCATCAGGTCCGTCACTGTGGCAGGGTTCCCTCAGAAACACCTCATGGGTTTCCTGCCCTGTTATGCAGATGCTGAGGGTCTGTTTTACATGCTGCTCTCAGAAATTCGGAATAAGTGGGGGCTGCGGATGGAGCATTGTCGAGGACTCACCTACCTGACCACAGGTGGTTTATGTCAGAAAATGAAGGATCTCACCAGCAGGATTCTGCAGGAGTTTCCTCAGGTAGTGCTTGCACCTAGTGACCCATACGCCTTTAACATGTGGCTAATCCGCTCCATGCCCATACCTTATATCCAGAAGGTTGTGAACACAGTGGAGGAGGTCGCCACAATAATTAGAGGATCCCCAGATCTTTGGGAAAGACTGGAGGTGAAAATCAAGTCTTCATACAGCCACCTTAAAGGCGAAGTGGACAGGATCATAGAGGCTTCCCAGAACACCTGGGAGTATGGTGTTGATGCCTTCCAGACCATGTTGGACATTCTTGAGCCATTCCTCGCCTGCATCAACGAGGTGTGCTCGGCTGCGAACGCAGACACCGCTACTTGTGAGCAGATGGCCAAGCTCAAGCCGATCCTGAAGAACTTCAATTTCATTATCACCCTGGTTGTTCTGAAGAATACCCTCTGTTGCGTGAGTATCCTCAACCCAAGTCTCAGGGGAGCCATCAGCATCAGCAGCACCTTGCAGTACACAATCTCCAACGCCTTAAAGCTGGTCAACAAACATCTGCAGGAGATCGCAATATTCCACAGGAAGTGGTTTTCTGACGCAGTGGGCAGGGCTAAGAAGCTGGGAGTGGAGGTCGCTAGGCCGGATGAGAGCTCACCTGAGACTGGCGAGGCAGTTGCAACTGAAACCCCTCTGGAGGATTTCTACAGAGAGACTCTGAGCAGGCAGATCTTACAGTACCTTGTTGCGGAGGTAAAGCGGGTGTTTAGCACTGAGATGGTTCGGATTCTGAGATGGCTCTCATTGGTGCCGTCTTACATGGCTGACCACAATTTCAGTATCCGCAGGGATAAAGTGGCGGACGCAAACTTGAACAACCTTGCCCGGCCCGACACGTTTTACGATGAGCTTGGTTGCTGGGAGGTGAAGTGGAGACATGCTAGCAAGCGGAGGATCCTGCCCACAACAGTGTTTGCAACATTGAAAATCCCAGACATTGCATTTTACCCAAATGTGCAGAGCCTGCTGAGAGTTTTGGGAACCATCCCCTGTGTGAACGCAGAGGCAGACGTGTATGGGCAGTACAACATGGTGCTGGAACGGTACCAGTCTTACCTGAAAGCCACACCGGAGGATCAGAGACTGTGCAACATGGCATTTGTCTATGTCAATCAAGACGTGCACTTCAATGTGGAAGACATGGTTGAGTCCTATGTGGAGAAGCATATTGACATATTGCAGTTTTTGCATATGGTAAGTTTATTTTAATATTAAAGTTGTGTTCTTGTTGCTTTTAAAGTCTTTGCTCCGCAATCAAATAAACTGAAGATTTCAAATAATTTGAAAAACTACACAAAATTAAAGTACTGTAAGTGGATGTTGGATATTTCTGAACTTGTTTTCTTACTAATATTTACATTTGTAGGTTTCAGTTACTGAACAAAAGTCTTATTTTGCTAATGCTTTTATTTTCTGTTCATAGGATGATGAGGTAATAGAGATGCAGCCTGAAGCTGGTAAGGAAGTACAATTATTAATATAATAATTGTATAATATTTATTGCACTATTGTGTAAATATCAAAATATTTGCTTTAATACCTATGTTTTATTAATTATTCCTTCTTGGCTCATGCTCTTCACTGCTTTATTTCAGAACCTGTCTCTGAGAATGATGGGAATCACACTCTAAAAGAGAATGTTGAAGAAGCACAAGAAGAACCACAGGACATCATACCCTCTGAGATGGAGACCGAGAGAGTGGGGCAACCGAAACTCCCAGCCACAGAAACTAATAAGGAGGCACTCAAATCTGCTCTGCAGGTTGCTGTGACAGCTGCATATAACAGCCAGAGCAGACAGCCTGGTGAGGCCTCTGCTGAACAGGATGGCGAGGTTGAAGACTCATTGAAATATGTGTCGAAGTCTGAGATGGAAGAAGTTCTCAGAGTATGCGAGGATGCTGTCAGGGAGGGAATTCTTGTGGAGGTGGGCACTTCCTTTTTTTCTCTGTTCATCGACCGCGTTGTGAAGTTAGGGGAGAAAAAacatcttcctctcttcctcaggTTTGTGGACAGTTTTGATGTCATGCGATTGGAACTCATGGGATTTCTGGATGTGGATCTTGACTGTGATGCCATGTCAGAGCGCATATTGGAAATTGTCACCAAAGAGTGGCACCTCGATTTGTGTTACTGCAGAGGTCAGGCCTACCTAGGATCCGGTGATGTTTCCTACAAGCTGAAAGCATTTGCCTGCAAAATCCAAGAAAAGTACCCCCTTGCAATATGCACACACTGCTCTTGTTACTCCTTTAACATATGGTGGTCAAAATCCACCCCTGTGTCAGCAGTCAAACGGGCCCTGGATGTTTTTGAAGAGGTTTTGATGTTTTTTGGGAGCATGCCTATGCTTGAGAAACAGCTAGATCATGTCATTGCATTTGGTCTTAGGGAAAGCTATGAAAAGGTTCAAGAATTGCAGGGGAAGTTCTGTACCGTCTGGCAGGAGAAGCACGATTCCTATGAAGTCTTTGTGCAGATGCTGGAGCCCCTTGTCGAATGTTTGGAGAAAATCAAGAGCAACCCACAGAGGTGGAAATCTTCATTCTCTCTAAAAGCTGGAGCACTGCTGCGTTTGATAAGGGACTTTGATTTTATTGTGCCCATGGTAGCCCTGAAGAACACCTCGTCCTTCACCAGGGAACTGAGTGCAGGACTCCAGAAGGATCATTTCAGCGCAGCATCCCAACTCTGCCAGATCAGTGGTATAGTGGCTACTCTTAACAGGGTCAAAACAAACATCAAAGTATTTCACCAGAATTGGTTTGATGAAGCTTGTGCGCTCGCCCAGAGTCTAGGTGTGCAGATAAAAGTGCCTGATAATTCCTCTGCGTCCAGGGATAGCATGATGAAACCAGCTCAGTATTACAAAGATGCACTAAGTGTGCCCCTAGTGGACAACCTCACCAATGCTGTTAAGGATCATTTCTCTGAGGACCACAAGGAGGCCCTAAACTTCCTCTCCCTGGTTCCCTGCTCTGTGACTGtgagttacatgtttgaaatccTGAGGTCAAAGCCTCCTCTCTACGCCAGTGATCTGCCTGACTCCGACAACTTCTTCACCGAGTTGTGCTGCTGGAGGGTGAAGTGGAAGACCAAAGTTGCATCCGTGACCATACCAGACACCATCTTTCAGACTCTCCGTCTGCCACTCATGCAGTACTTTGGGAACATCAACACACTGCTGAGGATCATGTCTGTGCTACCCAGCACGGTACTGGAGAACTGTGGGGAAGTGATGCGCCACAAGATGTTCCAGGAATACCTGAGGAACACCAGCCCCAAGGACAGGTCCCCATGTCTGGCCATGCTGCAGGTGGGAACCAACTTCAGCAGAGATCTGGACCGGATGGTGACTAAGTGCTTGAAGGTCACTCCTCAGGCTTTAGAGGGCATCTGCTTGGTAAGTTTTCACTGTTGATATAAATGTCCATGAttattacactgctcaaaaaaataaagggaacacttaaacaacacaatgtaactccaagtcaatcacacttctgtgaaatcaaactgtccacttaggaagcaacactgattgacaataaatttcacatgctgttgtgcaaatggaatagacaacaggtggaaattatcggcaattagcaagacatccccaaaaaaggagtggttctgcaggtggtgaccacagaccacttctcagttcctatgcttcctggctgatgttttggtcacttttgaatgctggcggtgctttcactctagtggtagcatgagacggagtctacaacccacacaagttgctcaggtagtgcagctcatccaggatggcacatcaatgcgagctgtggcaagaaggtttgctgtgtctgtcagcgtagtgtccagggcatggaggcgctaccaggagacaggccagtacatcaggagacgtggaggaggacgtaggagggcaacaacccagcagcaggaccgctacctccgcctttgtgcaaggaggagcagggggagcactgccagagccctgcaaaatgacctccagcaggccacaaatgtgcatgtgtctgctcaaacggtcagaaacagactccatgagggtggtatgaggacctgacgtccacaggtgggggttgtgcttacagcccaacaccgtgcaggacgtttggcaccGTGGAGGACGTGTGctcaggttcacactgagcacatgtgacagacgtgacagagtctggagacgccgtgaagaacgttctgctgcctgcaacatcctccagcatgactggtttggcggtgagtcagtcatggtgtggggtggcatttctttggggggcccgcacagccctccatgtgctcgccagaggtagcctgactgccattaggtaccgagatgagatcctcagaccccttgtgagaccatatgctggtgcggttggccctgggttcctcctaatgcaagacaatgctagacctcatgtggctggagtgtgtcatcagttcctgcaagaggaaggcattgatgctatggactggcccgcccgttccccagacctgaatccaattgagcacatctgggacatcatgtctcgctccatccaccaacgccacgtagcaccacagactgtccaggagttggcggatgctttagtccaggtctgggaggagatccctcaggagaccatccgccacctcctcagaagcatgcccaggcgttgtagggaggtcatacaggcacgtggaggccacacacactactgagcctcattttgacttgttttaaggacattacatcaaagttggatcagcctgtagtgtggttttccactttaattttgagtgtgaatccaaatccagacctccatgggttgataaatttgatttccattgataatttttgtgtgattttgttgtcagcacattcaactatgtaaagaaaaaacgatttaataagaatatttcattcattcagatctaggatgtgttattttagtgttccctttatttttttgagcagtgtattttgtctAATACGTTAAACCTATGTAGTCTTTCAGTGCAGTCTATACTGAAATGTAATTTTAAAATAAATGATTTCCTTTTAATGTCTTTTGAAATTATTTTTTTAGGATAAGGAATCCAAAAGTCTGATTAAGAACTCTGAAGCCAACATGGAAGGTATGTTATAGAAAATATTTGTTACAATGAATCCCCATGTGACCATGTAATTGTAAGGTAATaaatatgtaataacacttacCATTTAGTATGTTGGTAATAGGGATGGACCTAGGTTTTGTCAAGTGACGAAATAAATGAACTCTCTCTGATAGAACATTATAGAACTTGAACTGAGTCAATTGAATTAAATCATTTACCTTTTGTATTTTCAGTCGATCATGGCAAAGATGGAACAGAGGACCTTGAGAATCAGTCTTCTGACAAGAAAGAGAACCAGGAAATGAAAGCGGTGGATGAGAATGGGCACACTGGAGATAATCGACAGAGTTTGGAAATGGTTTTCAGACTGGCTGCACGTCTAGGGAAAAAGAAGTGCCAGCTCTCCGAACTCTCCAAAGAAGATCAAGTCCTTCTCATCCAGGATCTCGGCCTGTGCCACTGGTTTGGAAGAGATGGCAAGTCCACGCTTAACGTAGGAGAGGAGGAAATGGTAGAGATTCTCACAAAATCCATCAGGGAAGTCATACTCTTAGAAATACAGGAGTCACCCTTCTTTTCTCTTATTACAGATAAACCTGTTGTAATTGCTAATAAGAGCTATCTGCCTGTCTTCGTCAGATATGTTGGGGAATGTGCCCCCAAGGTAGAGCTCATTGGTTTTTTGCGATTTTTTGAAACCTGTGACGTTGATGTTCAAGCCAAGAATCTTTCAGCAACTTTAACCGAAGACTGGGGATTGCCGATGAGTCAGTGTCGTGGGCAAGCATTCATGCGCATGGGCTCAGGTTGTCACAGCCTGAAGAAGATGTCTTTGGAGTTCCTCGAGAGCTATCCTCTGTCTGTCATCACACCCAGTGAGTCTTGTGGTCTTGCCTGTTGGCTAGCAGGAAGTGTACACTGCCCACCTGTCACAAAGATGCTGGGAATTGTGGAAGATCTTCTACTGTTCTTTGACCAGTCACCTGGACTGGAGGCAGAGCTAGCACAGGCTGTGGATGGGTTACTGAATACACCTCGGGAGGCCTTGGAGGAGATTCCAGAAACCTGTTGCTCCAGGTGGAAGAAGAGGGAGGACTTTTTTGATCTCCTAGTCGACACATTGGAGGGAGTCTTGAGTTGCCTGGATTCAGTTAGTTCCAGCGCCACGGGCACTATGTCGCTACATGCACAGGTCCTCGCCACTGCTTTGAGAGAGATGGATTTT
It encodes:
- the LOC129817593 gene encoding uncharacterized protein LOC129817593 isoform X2 produces the protein MDPKMPNRCAAPNCNIYTDKSDVPFFRFPLDSERCKQWLNNCHRSDLEPKTPEELHNSFQICANHFEPSLICRDSTLRTSLKEGAIPTRFDFTSHLNNPSGHNRNKRTREPAEAELASLKKAKGDWFEDDAPSELKVKPGENSATCDLQQEEQKREDVANSKAKEILKVYFKETLAFTGFSIGNDANPNTDEPMGDHRGQQSLNPICVEKIDQKEVLQFSEDLMREEIRNSLRLARFFSILLQDVTNIEGKDQIPVFIRSVTVAGFPQKHLMGFLPCYADAEGLFYMLLSEIRNKWGLRMEHCRGLTYLTTGGLCQKMKDLTSRILQEFPQVVLAPSDPYAFNMWLIRSMPIPYIQKVVNTVEEVATIIRGSPDLWERLEVKIKSSYSHLKGEVDRIIEASQNTWEYGVDAFQTMLDILEPFLACINEVCSAANADTATCEQMAKLKPILKNFNFIITLVVLKNTLCCVSILNPSLRGAISISSTLQYTISNALKLVNKHLQEIAIFHRKWFSDAVGRAKKLGVEVARPDESSPETGEAVATETPLEDFYRETLSRQILQYLVAEVKRVFSTEMVRILRWLSLVPSYMADHNFSIRRDKVADANLNNLARPDTFYDELGCWEVKWRHASKRRILPTTVFATLKIPDIAFYPNVQSLLRVLGTIPCVNAEADVYGQYNMVLERYQSYLKATPEDQRLCNMAFVYVNQDVHFNVEDMVESYVEKHIDILQFLHMDDEVIEMQPEAEPVSENDGNHTLKENVEEAQEEPQDIIPSEMETERVGQPKLPATETNKEALKSALQVAVTAAYNSQSRQPGEASAEQDGEVEDSLKYVSKSEMEEVLRVCEDAVREGILVEVGTSFFSLFIDRVVKLGEKKHLPLFLRFVDSFDVMRLELMGFLDVDLDCDAMSERILEIVTKEWHLDLCYCRGQAYLGSGDVSYKLKAFACKIQEKYPLAICTHCSCYSFNIWWSKSTPVSAVKRALDVFEEVLMFFGSMPMLEKQLDHVIAFGLRESYEKVQELQGKFCTVWQEKHDSYEVFVQMLEPLVECLEKIKSNPQRWKSSFSLKAGALLRLIRDFDFIVPMVALKNTSSFTRELSAGLQKDHFSAASQLCQISGIVATLNRVKTNIKVFHQNWFDEACALAQSLGVQIKVPDNSSASRDSMMKPAQYYKDALSVPLVDNLTNAVKDHFSEDHKEALNFLSLVPCSVTVSYMFEILRSKPPLYASDLPDSDNFFTELCCWRVKWKTKVASVTIPDTIFQTLRLPLMQYFGNINTLLRIMSVLPSTVLENCGEVMRHKMFQEYLRNTSPKDRSPCLAMLQVGTNFSRDLDRMVTKCLKVTPQALEGICLDKESKSLIKNSEANMEVDHGKDGTEDLENQSSDKKENQEMKAVDENGHTGDNRQSLEMVFRLAARLGKKKCQLSELSKEDQVLLIQDLGLCHWFGRDGKSTLNVGEEEMVEILTKSIREVILLEIQESPFFSLITDKPVVIANKSYLPVFVRYVGECAPKVELIGFLRFFETCDVDVQAKNLSATLTEDWGLPMSQCRGQAFMRMGSGCHSLKKMSLEFLESYPLSVITPSESCGLACWLAGSVHCPPVTKMLGIVEDLLLFFDQSPGLEAELAQAVDGLLNTPREALEEIPETCCSRWKKREDFFDLLVDTLEGVLSCLDSVSSSATGTMSLHAQVLATALREMDFVVTLVILKNACSPLRNCSTVFRCGNPADIICEVEKIVPIIETLNKMLENISTVHTPWFEEALQLASKVAPQQVCFPEEANSYESPEVYYRDNFSVPVLSCLIDEMKYNFSDSHLKALKLLSLLPTCNPQPISEPIRAESTDKLYSLYLSDLPDPDTVEQDISNWATVWKEKYQDMSPPASISEILLHPESQSHPTVTMLLRLVAVLPSVSMEWDLMKTTLNSMRALLKNTVCKGSKTDTVMLLMHYPTVQRLREVIEKCFEVDPESIPCLEQVKKQMKSLKLESGELQEEGGVLMAEDGALMAEDGALMAEDGALMAEDGALMAEDGALMAEDGALMAEDGALMAEDGALMAEDGALMAEDGALMAEDGALMAEDGALMAEDGALMAEDGALMAEDGALMTQDGAAEDGAAQDGVAQAQDGVAQAQDGVAQEAVAQEAVALAEEEVSGLMVEEGVAEDGVVMVEDRVVGQRQAMSFYDPPVREEILKELWDSQFFTIITEQAVEIEGKLYVPLCIRYLDKQDTQCEETVAFIPFSQDTAVLADAIETALSEKWGLNMEYCRGQALLSVGEVGSRMRAVSAVIAQKYPLAMQMVSSAVSLNVWLARSSPAVAAADCAVSIENMLQWLTEDAERQTKLEEVIIAIFQHDEGKGNELRDKLIKNWEKSHDMHDLMVELLEVVMLCLNELKSEENSLGSGQALLYFNKVRRFEFIFSAVVLKNVLSSTKKLSQSLQGKPLDVLLAMNSLPDLLTSLNELKSDIDTHHKAWFKEAVSLASKLQITLLHSALLEPLSQFYKMSVSQKVIEHSIAEVSEFFTEKVLSTLRCLEIVPYAMSKLENSSVNAHVFRMYKDDMPDLVSLPTEMKSWREKWLDPMSGYLPATVLDTLKASDIRSFSNIETLLRLLVILPFSRRESTFRQGKRSLQGFIQQETRSLSELHPL
- the LOC129817593 gene encoding uncharacterized protein LOC129817593 isoform X1; amino-acid sequence: MDPKMPNRCAAPNCNIYTDKSDVPFFRFPLDSERCKQWLNNCHRSDLEPKTPEELHNSFQICANHFEPSLICRDSTLRTSLKEGAIPTRFDFTSHLNNPSGHNRNKRTREPAEAELASLKKAKGDWFEDDAPSELKVKPGENSATCDLQQEEQKREDVANSKAKEILKVYFKETLAFTGFSIGNDANPNTDEPMGDHRGQQSLNPICVEKIDQKEVLQFSEDLMREEIRNSLRLARFFSILLQDVTNIEGKDQIPVFIRSVTVAGFPQKHLMGFLPCYADAEGLFYMLLSEIRNKWGLRMEHCRGLTYLTTGGLCQKMKDLTSRILQEFPQVVLAPSDPYAFNMWLIRSMPIPYIQKVVNTVEEVATIIRGSPDLWERLEVKIKSSYSHLKGEVDRIIEASQNTWEYGVDAFQTMLDILEPFLACINEVCSAANADTATCEQMAKLKPILKNFNFIITLVVLKNTLCCVSILNPSLRGAISISSTLQYTISNALKLVNKHLQEIAIFHRKWFSDAVGRAKKLGVEVARPDESSPETGEAVATETPLEDFYRETLSRQILQYLVAEVKRVFSTEMVRILRWLSLVPSYMADHNFSIRRDKVADANLNNLARPDTFYDELGCWEVKWRHASKRRILPTTVFATLKIPDIAFYPNVQSLLRVLGTIPCVNAEADVYGQYNMVLERYQSYLKATPEDQRLCNMAFVYVNQDVHFNVEDMVESYVEKHIDILQFLHMDDEVIEMQPEAEPVSENDGNHTLKENVEEAQEEPQDIIPSEMETERVGQPKLPATETNKEALKSALQVAVTAAYNSQSRQPGEASAEQDGEVEDSLKYVSKSEMEEVLRVCEDAVREGILVEVGTSFFSLFIDRVVKLGEKKHLPLFLRFVDSFDVMRLELMGFLDVDLDCDAMSERILEIVTKEWHLDLCYCRGQAYLGSGDVSYKLKAFACKIQEKYPLAICTHCSCYSFNIWWSKSTPVSAVKRALDVFEEVLMFFGSMPMLEKQLDHVIAFGLRESYEKVQELQGKFCTVWQEKHDSYEVFVQMLEPLVECLEKIKSNPQRWKSSFSLKAGALLRLIRDFDFIVPMVALKNTSSFTRELSAGLQKDHFSAASQLCQISGIVATLNRVKTNIKVFHQNWFDEACALAQSLGVQIKVPDNSSASRDSMMKPAQYYKDALSVPLVDNLTNAVKDHFSEDHKEALNFLSLVPCSVTVSYMFEILRSKPPLYASDLPDSDNFFTELCCWRVKWKTKVASVTIPDTIFQTLRLPLMQYFGNINTLLRIMSVLPSTVLENCGEVMRHKMFQEYLRNTSPKDRSPCLAMLQVGTNFSRDLDRMVTKCLKVTPQALEGICLDKESKSLIKNSEANMEVDHGKDGTEDLENQSSDKKENQEMKAVDENGHTGDNRQSLEMVFRLAARLGKKKCQLSELSKEDQVLLIQDLGLCHWFGRDGKSTLNVGEEEMVEILTKSIREVILLEIQESPFFSLITDKPVVIANKSYLPVFVRYVGECAPKVELIGFLRFFETCDVDVQAKNLSATLTEDWGLPMSQCRGQAFMRMGSGCHSLKKMSLEFLESYPLSVITPSESCGLACWLAGSVHCPPVTKMLGIVEDLLLFFDQSPGLEAELAQAVDGLLNTPREALEEIPETCCSRWKKREDFFDLLVDTLEGVLSCLDSVSSSATGTMSLHAQVLATALREMDFVVTLVILKNACSPLRNCSTVFRCGNPADIICEVEKIVPIIETLNKMLENISTVHTPWFEEALQLASKVAPQQVCFPEEANSYESPEVYYRDNFSVPVLSCLIDEMKYNFSDSHLKALKLLSLLPTCNPQPISEPIRAESTDKLYSLYLSDLPDPDTVEQDISNWATVWKEKYQDMSPPASISEILLHPESQSHPTVTMLLRLVAVLPSVSMEWDLMKTTLNSMRALLKNTVCKGSKTDTVMLLMHYPTVQRLREVIEKCFEVDPESIPCLEQVKKQMKSLKLESDFRAFDLNPDERHEQTVEEHQADMPEQPLAGELQEEGGVLMAEDGALMAEDGALMAEDGALMAEDGALMAEDGALMAEDGALMAEDGALMAEDGALMAEDGALMAEDGALMAEDGALMAEDGALMAEDGALMAEDGALMAEDGALMTQDGAAEDGAAQDGVAQAQDGVAQAQDGVAQEAVAQEAVALAEEEVSGLMVEEGVAEDGVVMVEDRVVGQRQAMSFYDPPVREEILKELWDSQFFTIITEQAVEIEGKLYVPLCIRYLDKQDTQCEETVAFIPFSQDTAVLADAIETALSEKWGLNMEYCRGQALLSVGEVGSRMRAVSAVIAQKYPLAMQMVSSAVSLNVWLARSSPAVAAADCAVSIENMLQWLTEDAERQTKLEEVIIAIFQHDEGKGNELRDKLIKNWEKSHDMHDLMVELLEVVMLCLNELKSEENSLGSGQALLYFNKVRRFEFIFSAVVLKNVLSSTKKLSQSLQGKPLDVLLAMNSLPDLLTSLNELKSDIDTHHKAWFKEAVSLASKLQITLLHSALLEPLSQFYKMSVSQKVIEHSIAEVSEFFTEKVLSTLRCLEIVPYAMSKLENSSVNAHVFRMYKDDMPDLVSLPTEMKSWREKWLDPMSGYLPATVLDTLKASDIRSFSNIETLLRLLVILPFSRRESTFRQGKRSLQGFIQQETRSLSELHPL